The sequence CGGATCCAACGCACGCGGTAGCATTTTCAGGGGAGATTGCTCTCTCTCCTCCCTTATTCAAGAAGGTGCCCTCGTGTACTTACTTTTTTTGTTTGTCTCATGTTAATTCATGAGCGTGGAGAAGACCTTGTGAGTCTTCATCCTGCGTTTTTTCTTTCCGTCACTGCTCACCTGTCGGACGAGCCAAACTTGAGAAATGTGGTCCGTGGTAACGTGCATCCGACTACATGGCATGTCCGGAACAAATGTCGTGGCTTGGCttgcttagggcatgtacaatgcatagctTTAAGGTGATGTCTCGCATGCCACAtaggatcggatatgacgtaaagtaggttcggatagggaagcaggatcctctccaggaggcgggtgcttgaagagaaaaagcgtggtccggtgacaaaagctgaaaatgttgaagtgaaaaatagagatgcatgtgtactagagtctttattttttattttttaataaaacCCACTGGTGATAGCTTGCATTGAAGAGGAAAAATTAATGTAGGTGCTTCAAATTACTTTTTGTTATGgggcatatgtatccatatgccaccattgtacatgcccttaccagtACTCTACCATGGATGACGGCAGAAGCAAGTCCAAACCTCTGATGTCGTCCACGTTTTAAACCTTTTCGGACATGCTTTAACGCGGCCGCCGCGTTGTTGCGCGGGTGGTTCTGCCTCAGCTCAAACCAGGACTGCGCCTGCTGCCCTGGCCCCTGGGTGTGGTGCAGCCGGCGCGCCCCTCCTAATGCTCCACCTTGGACAGGTGCTAAGTCTGTCACATAAGCAAAAATCAGACGTGGCATgttaattaatgaggagagagagcTAATCGGTATCCTCAGGAAGAAACAATTCCAGGCGCTCGTACCTAGGCGGAACGCAGTTAATTTGATCATGTGCGCCGTGCACGCCGCCGAACCGTTTCGCCTCTTCTCCTTTCCCGTCTCTCCCTTTGGCCTCCTCAACCCGctcgccctgcgccgccgccccggcatAGCCACCTCTTCCTCACCTCGCGACGCTGCCACGCCTCTCAGGCGTTGCCTCCATGGACCGCCGCCGGCAGAAAGTACCAGGGACGCCCTCGGCTCAGCTCGCCGCCACCGGTAGCTCCTCCGACCAGTCGCGGGAGAAGATATCTGGGACAGCACCAGCGCCCTCGGTTCAGTTCGCCGTCGCTGGTAGCTCCGCCGGCCAGCCACAATCTGCTCGAGGGTATCGTCATTTCACAAATCAGAATACTCTTTTCTTCTGTATGCTAGTGCGCCTTATGTTTTGTCCCTCCCATTCTTGCTTAGATGCGATTTTTTCTCTGCATCAGACTTGGGCTGTGGCCAAAATTTGAATGATAATTGGCCAAGAAGACCTAGTTGATTTCAATTCGTAATTTTTGTTCAGTTCAGAACCTTCTAATTGATTTCAGAACGTACTAGTTCAGCTCGTAATACACAATGGTTCAGTTCAGTTTAGTTTGGAGTTACTTGTAGTTGGAAGGAACGTAGTTGATTATACTACATCTAGGTACGTCTGTAGCGATCTTTTTATATAGGATCAAACTGAGTTTAGTTCAGTTTAGAACCAACAAGTAATTTCAAGGTATTGCTATCTACTTATTGATCTGATGGAAATGCATAAGGATCTATTTATCTGAAGTTTCAGATGTTGTACACGAACAATTTGAAGTTCTATGAGAAATTGGTTCAGACAGAATAAGATTAGGGGGTACGTTACTCTGTTTTTAGTAGATGAAGCAAAATTTGCACTGATGCTATCTAGTCATACAAATAATCAGACACGAACTTTTTTTATGAAATCAAAcgcaattctgtttttatcatggGAAGTTCGTCAATTAACTTTCATGTCATTGTTCTCTGGTTCAGGAATCTAAACAGTGTCACCCAGCTGTTATTTTTTTTGGTTCGATCTTATTCTGATGTGTACAATTGTTGTCTTGTTTGTTACATGTTTCAGGCCTATGTATAACCATCCACCAGATGATCCTGATGATATAGATCAACAACATGATAGTGATGCCAGAAACACTACATATCCAACAGAGTTATACACACTTGATGAATTCCTAGCCGAGGAGGACATGCTAGACTCCTTCGCCGAGGAGATTGTCGTGGAGTTGAAGGGAACACTTGAGGCTCTTCAAGCAAGATCACTTAGCAGGAGTGGTCCGAGGATATACGTGAATAGACCGCGTGAAGAAGCACATCAACAGCTTGTACGAGATTACTTCTGCGACAATCCTCTCTACCGCACCAAAAAATTTCGGAGAAGATTCAGGATGAGATGACCTCTCTTTCTTCGCATCGTCAATGCGCTAGGTGAGTGGTCTCCATACTTCACCACAAGGACAGATGCGCTTAACCGTGAAGGGCTCTCTCCACTGCAAAAGTGCACGGCGGCAATACGCCAATTGGCTTATGGCACACCTGCAGATAGTCTTGATGAATATCTCAAGATTGGCGAGACTACCGCAGTTGATTGCTTGAAGAACTTTGTGCAAGGAGTGATTGATACCTATGCTGCAGAGTATTTACGAAGCCCCAACACTGAAGATACACAACGCTTACTCTGTATTGGCGAAGGCCGTGGGTTTCCTGGCATGTTAGGAAGCCTGGATTGTATGCATTGGCGTTGTAGATGGGATATACCCAGAATGGGCAGCTTTTGTGAAGACAATATCGATGCCACAAACAGAGAAGCACAAGTTGTTTGCTGCACATCAGGAAGGGGCAAGGAAGGATGTCGAACGTGCTTTTGGTGTTTTGCAGGGTCGATTCTCTATTTTGCGTCGTTCTGCACGTTTGTGTGACCGGGGTGATATCCAGAAGGTCATGATAGCTTGCATCATTCTTCACAATATGGTAgtcgaagatgaagaagaagcgGCGGCTAATATTCTTGATTTGAACAAGGAGGCGGGCACATCCATTGTTCTACCATCAGTATTCACACACGGCGACATACCGGTATTCGCCCAGGTGCTACAAAGGGATGCAAGAATCCGAGATCGTGGGACTCATAGAGCACTCAAAACTGATTTGGTAGAGCATATTTGGAAAAAGTTTGGGCCAAAATAGACTATCATCATCATTTATTTTAAGCATCTTTAATTGTAGGTGTAATTTCATGTATTTTCATAATATCTTATTGGCACTTTATGTATGGACTCAAGTCAACTATATTTTCATGTGTTTTCCTCAAGGGATATTATTTGCTTAATACGTAGCACAAATATGCCACAAAATTTATATACTACAAAAGATCCTTGGACTAATTAAATGAAGAGAGCTTAGCTACAAGAAGCTAAGCGCCTATGCATTGTGAAGTTtggttgctaagctatttaatatgcttagcaccccatttaagcaccaGTCCATTGGCACCAGCCTCAAAGTTTATTCTTGAACACAGTAAGTGTGATGGTAATCTTCACAGAGACATCACGTCTGAAGTCTGAACACATGAGCCGCCCACCCACCCAGAGGAGCTGAGAAGGCATGGACCATGCATGTACGGTATGGTATGGTATGGATACGTGCCGTGTGATGGGGCAAACCGGCAAAGATAAACAGGAAGGAatctgtgtgtgtgtgcgcgcgcgcgctctCGCTCAGCTGACGGGTACGTGCGTGCACTACGGGTGGACACCCTGGGCGCACGCCTCTCCCCCATCCAGACCACACGATGCATGCATGCCGCGCTCCTTGTTGGCCAAGATCTGGGAGTGTGTTTTCCTCTCAAGAACCACAAATAAAAGGGCCGTCACTTCACTTGTCCCAGAGCAGGAGTAGGAGTTAGGAGCAGGGCGTGGCAAGCAATCCCAAAGCATGATGATGATAGTATGGACGACGGGACAAGGAAATGTGGCGACTAGGACGGACGGCGTCCAGTCCAATCGCACCACCTGTGCTCGCTGTGATTGATTATTTCCTTGGCCTTTGCTCCACCAGTCTAGTCTACTGTAGGAGGAAACAGATGAGCCGCACGCTCGCGCCGCCGTCTATCTTTACGAGGAGTCCTCCCATCATGGCTTAGCTTTTGGTTCTACAAACCTCATCTCCCAGTCTCAACAGACAACATGATGgcgccacccacccacccacagcGAGCGAATGGTATTTTACCATCAGCTTTCAGTTTTAGGCGGCAAAAGCCGTGCTGGGGCTGCTATCACTCGCATGATCGCAACCACTAAACTCATTCCGGAAACAAAGTAGTAGACGCTAGGCACTGATCCCATCATCCGGCTTCCAATCACTTCTAACTTTTACTAGTACTACTTGTAAAGAATATCACAGTCAGCGTCACTCCTTGTACTTTTTCCTACCTTTTTCCCCTGAATAAACATTGCGGGCAATGACATTGCTTGCCACGGTAATAATTCAGCTGGTGCCACATTCATTTGAAAAGGCTGAAATCTCAAGAGCAGAGAAACCAGCACCAGCTTGTCTCAAAATTACCTCAAGTCCTGAACAGGTGAATGTACCATAAGCGCTCAACACAAGTATATTTATGCACTTTTATTGTACTCATTTCGAGTCTGGGTATAATATACACAGCGAGAAAGGTTCCGAAACATGACGCGGTATCCAAGACGTACCGCCGCCGCGGCCAAATGAACGCAGGAAAGGCGGCGGCAGCTCCAAGAATGAGATAGAGACCTCTATGTGTAACCTCATAGTAGAAGTACAACGTACCATTACAACAACAGACTGCTATACGAAGGAAGTGCACTGACCACAGTGATCATACCAGAGCTGCAACCAACACAACACCGCAGAAACGGCAAGCCCACTTGGAGGGCTGCAAGCAGCCTCTGCACAAGCGACAGCGGGAAGCAAGCTGTGGAGCTCCCGGTCACGTCAAGTGGTAA comes from Triticum aestivum cultivar Chinese Spring chromosome 5B, IWGSC CS RefSeq v2.1, whole genome shotgun sequence and encodes:
- the LOC123113232 gene encoding uncharacterized protein, which codes for MDRRRQKVPGTPSAQLAATGSSSDQSREKISGTAPAPSVQFAVAGSSAGQPQSARGPMYNHPPDDPDDIDQQHDSDARNTTYPTELYTLDEFLAEEDMLDSFAEDIPVFAQVLQRDARIRDRGTHRALKTDLVEHIWKKFGPK